One Algoriphagus sp. Y33 genomic window, CTTCTTTTGCTATAATAGCTTGGTTAGCCATAGCTTCCTGACGCATAGTAATCTCCCGTTCCAACTCGTTGAAAAGGTAGTCCTTTGGGTTGATCCTGCCAATTGGGCGTTGTTCTAAAGTAGCGGCTCGCCTACGAATTCCCAGTTCGACTTTATTCAGCGCTTCTTGGGTGAAATTCCTGTTGGCCAAATTTGTCTTAACCTCATACAAATTGATATAACCAACAATAAGCGTGTCGAGATTGGTCTGTACACTGTGTATATAGGTGCTCTCAAGGGAATCCTCCGCAAGGGAACCTAATTCCTCTAGCTTATTTTTGAGTGAAACTACACTTGAATCCTGCACTCTAAAATCCTCGTCTACCCCTGAATGGTCAAATTGAGTGATTTGTATGATCTCAGACTGTAATTCGTTCAGAAGGTTGAGCTTCTGATTTGGCTCAGCGAGCTCCTTCATGGTAGCAAGGAGTCTATTCTGGGTATAGTAAGTCAATCCCGCCATCCCGATCAGGAATATAGCAGCTATGAAAAAGCCGGTAACGACTTTTCCAGCGGTACTGGAACTTGGGGATTTTCTCTTCATCAAAAACACATTATCCCCGGAACCAATAATTATTCCAAGTGGGAATTAAAACTTAAAGACAGTATATCCTTTCGGAACATATGTAGTCACCGTTGTCAAGGCAGAAAGTGCCACATTTACACCATCGTATAAATCACCTTTTTTTAAGCCTCTTGCCTGTAGAGACTGTCCACAAACCAGCGCCTCTACACCCGCTGCTTCCAATGCCTCATATACAGGGAGGTTTGGGTTGTCAGTATTGAAACGTTTGTTGTACTCCTCATTGTTCAGCAAAGTGAAGATCGCCCCGCCATGAACCACCACTTTCACGTGCATACGCTCCTGTGGAACGCCGGCAAGACCGTGAAGATTCATCATCCGGGCTACATTATCCACCCACCGGCTGATCTCGGAGTTGTCCGCTCCGCCCGTGGACATGTCCACTAAGATATAATATTCCAAGCTTCCATCGGGTCTTTCTGTTGCGTCAGGCACTTCATAAATTCCTCCGAATCCTTTAACAAGTGGAAATTGAGCGGTTTGGGCAAAAGAAAACCCAAGCGTAAAAAACGTAAAACAAAAGATAGCCGAGGCAAATAAACGATCCATAAGTCAGTAATTAGGCTGAAAATGTAAGGAAAATAACGGGGAGGAGAGATGCCGATGGTGGAAAAAGATTTTGTTGGCCGCTATTAGTGTAATCACGAATGATAGATACACCCTCATCTATTCTTTAATTCTCCAATATCTTAAATACTTCCTCAGTTAGCATATCTCTGTGTTTCTCATAGCCCTCCACAAATGGTGTTTTCACATACATCGTATCGGGAAACTTAGAATTGATTTCAGAGAAGAAATAATCAATAAACTCTTTAGTAGTATCAAATTCCTCTCTCATCAGCTTTGGAAAAGTATCTACTGTCCAGTCTATCAAAGCTTTTGCAGCAATGATCATTCTTGGTTTATGAAACTGCATCCCTCTATTTTCGAAGTACCCTAGGTAAAGTGCCAGCTCGCTACTTAAAGAATTTACTTTTCCCCATGTTATTTCTTTGTTGGCTTTGACTGCCAAGTGTCTCATATATAAATATCTAATCTGAGGATAACCTAGAATTGCAAATCCATCTGTTAACTCATTCACTTTTTTCACATCATTTTGCCATTCTGGCCTTTCGAGTATTTTATCTTTAAACAGTTCGCTCATCTCGGAATCGATTTTATAAATGATTTCGATCATTTTTTCGGCAAACCTGTGATTTCGCTCAATTGTGAGTTTCTCTTTGTGCTGAGGCAAATATTCCTTGGCAAGTTGAAAACCTCTCCAAACCAAATACAGGCTAAAGCCAGAAAAAACTGCAGTAAAAAAAGCAAAGTAGGTTTCCATTAATTGGTAGATTTCATTCCAACGTTCGTACATTTTTCAAGATAATACTTTCTAATAATCCCCTCCTTAATTTGACTTTTTTAAAAGTAATTGGATAAGGCATTCCGGTTTGTGGAGACACAAACCGGGGCGAAGCGATCAAGCAAAATCATAAATCTCAACTTTAAAAATGCCTTCGTAAATCGTACTTCTAAAATCCTAAATCAAAAAAGCCTCAACCGAATAAACGATCAAGGCTTTGATTGTGCGCACGAGAGGATTCGAACCTCCACACTACTTAAAGCACCAGCCCCTCAAGCTGGCGTGTCTACCAGTTTCACCACGTGCGCGGTTAACAGTCTGCAAAAGTATCAGACTTGTCTATTCCAAACAAACCTGATTAAAACCTTTTTTGATTATTTTCTTGGGATTACCCTTCTAGCCACCGTTCGCATCTCAAAAACGGGCAAATAGATCACCCGTAAACTTTCCTTTCAGCAGCCAAGAGCGTATTATACAACAAGGAAGCTATCGTCATTGGGCCCACACCGCCCGGCACAGGTGTGATTGCAGAGGCTACTTCAGACACTTCATCAAACTTTACATCTCCGACCAATCTGAAACCGGACTTCTTACTTGCATCTTCGATTCGGTGTATTCCTACATCGATCACCACAGCACCTGGCTTCACCATATCCACCGTCACAAAATGAGGCTTGCCCAAAGCCACGATAAGAATGTCTGCGGTTTTTGCGATTTCCGGAAGATTGGCAGTCCGGCTATGGGTCAGGGTAACGGTTGCATTTCCCGGATAGCCATTTCTGGCCATCAGGATACTCATCGGACTTCCCACGATATGACTTCTACCGATCACCACGCAATGCTTGCCTGAGGTCTCAATATTATACCTTTTAAGTAATTCTATAATGCCGTAGGGAGTAGCCGCCACATAGGCCGGCCAATTCAACGCCATTCGTCCTACGTTAGCAGGAGTAAATCCATCAACATCCTTTTCAGGCCTGATTTTATCAGTCACTTTCTCTACTGAGATATGCTTAGGCAAAGGAAGTTGTACGATCAATCCGTCGATAGACGAATTCTCGTTGATATCAGCAACTACTTTCAGCAATTCTTCCTCCGACACATTTTCTTCCAATCTCACCAAGGTGGACTCAAAACCACATTCCTCACAAGCCTTCACTTTAGCTCCTACATAAGTCTGACTTGCTCCATCACTTCCCACGAGAATAGCTGCCAAATGAGGCGTTTTACCTCCTTCAGCCTTTATTTCCGCTACGCGGGCTGCGATTTCAGATTTGATTTCAGAGGATGTTTTTTTACCGTCGATAAGAATGGACATTTCTATTTTTTGGTTTACGATTTCAGATTTACGATTTACGAGATCTTCAGGAACCCCAGTCCTTAAAATTACAAAGGATGCCGAAACACTGTTTAAGATTAAGAAGATCTTGCTGTTTTTATGCTTGAAACAATAATTGCTACTATTTCATCTGCTTCTTTAATTAGTCTTGCTATTTCAGAAGATAATTCCTGATTGGTATTTATTTCATCTATCACTTCAAGAAAGAACTGACTTTCATCCCCCTCTTCCTCAACTATTTTCAATTTATTTATAAAATCCGCTTTTGATTTTGCCCTTCCCACTGCCCGGTAATTCGCAGCAACAGAACTGGAGCTTCTTATCAACTGATTTACATAACTATTATATTCTCTCGAATGAGGTAATTTCGAACACAATCGCCAAACATCTGTGGCGAACTGCTTTGTTCTTTTAATCATTTCCTGTTTCATAACGAAAATTAGATTAAGTGGACAAACTAAACTTATGCATAAAAGGCCACAAAACTAAATTCGAAAATATCAAATCGGAAAATTGGGCTATGAAGATCAAAAGAGCCTCGTAAATCGTCCTTCGTAAATCATAAATCTGATTAATCCAACTTCAATACAGCCATAAATGCCTCCTGAGGCACCTCGACGTTTCCGACTTGTCGCATTCGCTTCTTACCTTTTTTCTGCTTTTCCAAGAGCTTACGCTTACGGGAAATATCACCGCCATAACACTTTGCCAATACGTTTTTGCGCAAAGCCTTTACAGTCTCTCTTGCAATGATCTTCTGCCCAATGGCTGCCTGAATAGCGATTTCAAACATTTGACGAGGTACCAGTTCCTTCAGCTTTTCGCACAGTCTTCTTCCCCAATCGTAGGCTTTATCCCTATGGACAACTGCCGACAAAGCATCAACAGGCTCTCCATTTAGCATCACATCCAGCCTCACCATATGCGACACTTCGTAGCCTTTCAGTTCATAATCCAAAGAAGCATAGCCTCTTGAAATGGTTTTCAGCTTGTCGAAGAAGTCAAAAACGATCTCCGCCAATGGCATGTCGAACGTAAGTTCAACACGCTCCGAAGTCAGGTAAACCTGGTTTTTGATCTGTCCACGCTTGTCCATACAAAGCGTAATCACCGCTCCTACATATTCCGCAGCAGTAATGATGGAAGCTTTCACATATGGCTCCTCGATATGCTTCATCCGAGTTGGATCCGGCATATCTGATGGCGCATTGATAATCTGATACGTATCATTGGTCATCAGCGCCTTAAACTGAACGGAAGGTACTGTGGTAATCACAGTCATGTCAAATTCACGCTCCAAACGCTCTTGGATAATCTCCATATGTAGCATCCCCAGAAATCCGCAACGGAATCCAAAGCCCAATGCCATAGATGTCTCAGGCTCCCAAACGAGCGAAGCATCATTCAGCT contains:
- a CDS encoding DsrE family protein, coding for MDRLFASAIFCFTFFTLGFSFAQTAQFPLVKGFGGIYEVPDATERPDGSLEYYILVDMSTGGADNSEISRWVDNVARMMNLHGLAGVPQERMHVKVVVHGGAIFTLLNNEEYNKRFNTDNPNLPVYEALEAAGVEALVCGQSLQARGLKKGDLYDGVNVALSALTTVTTYVPKGYTVFKF
- a CDS encoding bifunctional 5,10-methylenetetrahydrofolate dehydrogenase/5,10-methenyltetrahydrofolate cyclohydrolase is translated as MSILIDGKKTSSEIKSEIAARVAEIKAEGGKTPHLAAILVGSDGASQTYVGAKVKACEECGFESTLVRLEENVSEEELLKVVADINENSSIDGLIVQLPLPKHISVEKVTDKIRPEKDVDGFTPANVGRMALNWPAYVAATPYGIIELLKRYNIETSGKHCVVIGRSHIVGSPMSILMARNGYPGNATVTLTHSRTANLPEIAKTADILIVALGKPHFVTVDMVKPGAVVIDVGIHRIEDASKKSGFRLVGDVKFDEVSEVASAITPVPGGVGPMTIASLLYNTLLAAERKVYG
- a CDS encoding four helix bundle protein, with protein sequence MKQEMIKRTKQFATDVWRLCSKLPHSREYNSYVNQLIRSSSSVAANYRAVGRAKSKADFINKLKIVEEEGDESQFFLEVIDEINTNQELSSEIARLIKEADEIVAIIVSSIKTARSS